In one Komagataeibacter sp. FNDCR2 genomic region, the following are encoded:
- a CDS encoding efflux transporter outer membrane subunit, which produces MNINSVTRRTGLFLTSAIFLAGCTVGPRYQPDRMKPPAKFTEDDHAATPEEIEETNRELKQWWHLFKDPELDKLVDKAIAGNYDLQAAGQHILAERAIRDVQASQWYPQLDADAGGGNVRYSINIENWPIRPGNPMNHPDANYLTYGMAGSWQLDVFGRIRRSVEAQKYAVEATIEDRRALMVMILSEVASDYMMLRDQQLRLEIANNNIHVAQDAYDLTNRLYLEGVGNTMQIAQAKAELDSQTAAREPLKTHISQITHALDVLMGQMPGTSELELKVAKPLPIVPEFPASLPSIVLANRPDIRSAERQYAEATARIGMAVAQLYPNFSIPISFNPNASMMSQMTEAATMSWQFLMMASLPLMHGGKMTSQVRAVQAAAEASRLNYRQTVLRGFKEVEDAMAAWHDDEEHTELLAKAAEDSALASERARKLYAAGLVGFLEVLTTERTTLNAQNAEAMARLERLQDAINLYTALGAGWQGIALTNTTLPISLEKQNVLARAFQQ; this is translated from the coding sequence ATGAACATCAATTCAGTTACCCGCAGGACCGGCCTGTTCCTGACTTCGGCCATTTTCCTGGCCGGCTGCACGGTCGGGCCACGGTACCAGCCGGACCGGATGAAACCCCCGGCCAAGTTCACCGAGGACGATCACGCCGCAACGCCCGAGGAAATCGAGGAAACCAACAGGGAACTGAAGCAGTGGTGGCACCTCTTCAAGGATCCTGAACTCGACAAGCTGGTGGATAAGGCCATTGCGGGGAATTACGACCTGCAGGCGGCCGGGCAGCATATCCTGGCGGAGCGCGCGATCCGCGACGTGCAGGCATCGCAGTGGTATCCGCAACTGGATGCCGACGCGGGCGGCGGTAACGTGCGGTATTCGATCAACATCGAAAACTGGCCCATCCGTCCGGGCAACCCGATGAACCACCCGGATGCGAACTACCTGACCTATGGCATGGCCGGTAGCTGGCAGCTTGATGTCTTCGGCCGCATCCGCCGCAGCGTGGAAGCGCAGAAATACGCGGTCGAGGCGACGATCGAGGATCGCCGCGCCCTGATGGTCATGATCCTGTCCGAAGTGGCGAGCGATTACATGATGCTGCGTGACCAGCAGCTACGGCTGGAAATCGCGAACAACAACATCCACGTTGCCCAGGACGCCTATGACCTGACCAACCGCCTGTACCTTGAAGGCGTGGGCAACACGATGCAGATCGCGCAGGCCAAGGCGGAACTGGATTCCCAGACTGCGGCGCGTGAACCGCTGAAGACCCATATCTCCCAGATCACGCATGCGCTTGACGTGTTGATGGGGCAGATGCCCGGCACATCGGAACTGGAACTGAAGGTGGCCAAGCCCCTGCCCATCGTGCCGGAATTCCCCGCCAGCCTGCCGTCGATCGTCCTTGCCAACCGTCCCGACATCCGCTCGGCCGAGCGCCAGTACGCCGAGGCCACGGCACGAATCGGCATGGCGGTGGCGCAGCTTTACCCGAATTTCAGCATCCCCATCAGCTTCAACCCGAACGCCTCCATGATGTCGCAGATGACGGAAGCCGCCACGATGAGCTGGCAGTTCCTGATGATGGCGTCGCTGCCGCTGATGCATGGCGGCAAGATGACATCGCAGGTGCGCGCGGTGCAGGCCGCCGCCGAAGCCAGCCGCCTGAACTATCGCCAGACCGTGCTCAGGGGCTTCAAGGAAGTCGAGGACGCAATGGCCGCATGGCATGATGATGAGGAACACACGGAACTGCTGGCCAAGGCGGCGGAAGACAGCGCACTGGCCAGCGAACGCGCCCGCAAGCTGTATGCGGCCGGCCTTGTCGGCTTTCTGGAAGTGCTGACAACGGAACGCACCACCCTGAACGCCCAGAACGCCGAGGCCATGGCGCGGCTGGAGCGGCTACAGGATGCGATCAACCTCTACACCGCCCTTGGCGCGGGATGGCAGGGTATCGCGCTGACCAATACGACGCTGCCCATCTCGCTTGAAAAACAGAACGTGCTGGCCCGCGCCTTCCAGCAGTAA
- a CDS encoding DegT/DnrJ/EryC1/StrS aminotransferase family protein, which produces MATQPIDLKDDSSAFQASSTTIRSLAPHRPDHIDIPVALPRLPTTDCITPYLRQIDQNRWYTNQGPLCDALQDRLGQFWGVGYERVALVTNATTGLSLALRAHGIPAGTRCLMPSWTFTASAAAVVGANLRPHFVDVCPATWCPDPARIEHLAKADDVGAIFIVAPFGAPLDLDLWDGIAERTGRPVIIDAAAAFDTLRDHGPMRPRRSTIVVSLHATKVFGLGEGGAVLTHDPALAEHVRTLARFGFAGSRSAQYPAMNAKISEYTAAVGLAGLDYWEPMRARWRNVTELYRRALPSSVILPPDFGNNWVSATLTAICPTDAGPVTGYLAAHGVQTVSWWGTGCHTQPAYAHCTRDPLPVTEDYGRCSVGLPFWQDLSAEQITYVCDLLNKALKLGNT; this is translated from the coding sequence TTGGCCACTCAGCCCATTGACCTCAAGGATGACAGTTCGGCATTCCAGGCGTCCAGTACGACCATTCGCAGTCTTGCCCCACACCGCCCCGATCATATTGATATTCCTGTGGCACTGCCCCGGTTGCCCACGACGGATTGCATAACACCGTACCTGCGCCAGATCGACCAGAACCGTTGGTACACCAATCAGGGGCCCCTGTGCGATGCCCTGCAGGACCGGCTGGGCCAGTTCTGGGGGGTGGGATATGAGCGGGTCGCACTTGTAACCAACGCAACCACCGGGCTGAGCCTTGCCCTTCGGGCGCATGGCATTCCGGCCGGTACACGTTGCCTTATGCCATCATGGACATTTACAGCCAGTGCGGCCGCTGTCGTGGGCGCGAACCTGCGGCCGCATTTTGTCGATGTCTGCCCTGCCACATGGTGCCCTGATCCAGCCCGGATTGAACATCTGGCCAAAGCCGATGATGTAGGGGCCATTTTCATCGTCGCTCCGTTTGGCGCGCCCCTTGACCTTGACCTGTGGGACGGCATAGCCGAACGCACGGGCCGCCCGGTCATTATTGATGCCGCGGCCGCCTTCGACACCCTGCGCGACCATGGACCCATGCGCCCCCGACGCAGCACAATTGTGGTCAGCTTGCATGCCACCAAGGTTTTTGGCCTTGGCGAAGGCGGTGCGGTGCTGACACATGACCCTGCCCTGGCCGAACATGTGCGTACACTGGCCCGTTTTGGATTTGCGGGCAGCCGATCAGCCCAATACCCGGCCATGAACGCCAAAATTTCCGAATACACGGCCGCAGTTGGACTGGCGGGGCTGGATTACTGGGAACCGATGCGCGCCCGGTGGCGCAATGTCACGGAACTCTACCGCAGGGCCCTACCCTCCAGCGTGATACTTCCGCCGGATTTCGGCAATAACTGGGTGTCGGCCACATTGACCGCCATCTGCCCCACGGATGCCGGACCCGTAACCGGATACCTCGCCGCGCATGGTGTGCAGACGGTTTCATGGTGGGGAACAGGCTGTCATACCCAGCCGGCATATGCGCACTGTACCCGTGATCCCCTGCCTGTTACCGAAGACTATGGTCGGTGCTCTGTCGGGTTGCCGTTCTGGCAGGATTTAAGCGCCGAGCAGATTACCTATGTATGCGACCTTCTTAACAAAGCACTGAAGCTGGGAAATACATGA
- a CDS encoding acyl carrier protein has translation MQNLYEGLAEILEVPVEQITPEFSLAGHEWDSMAIISCVALIDEVSGHIVSGSELAKCTSVADIQKLVPSLRAE, from the coding sequence ATGCAAAACCTATACGAAGGCCTTGCCGAAATTCTGGAAGTTCCCGTTGAACAGATCACGCCAGAATTCAGTCTTGCCGGGCATGAGTGGGATTCAATGGCGATCATTTCCTGTGTTGCCCTGATTGATGAAGTCTCCGGTCATATTGTATCCGGCTCGGAACTGGCGAAATGCACATCCGTAGCCGACATTCAAAAACTTGTCCCCTCGCTAAGGGCAGAATAA
- a CDS encoding 3-oxoacyl-ACP synthase III family protein, producing the protein MSKCSVKGVAPRGIVCALPANRVENDYFAGRFDEKTIKDVTALTGVSTRYVAAPDQTAGDLCLAAAERLLEDLQWPRESVDALIFVSQTPDQRMPATACILHGRLGLSKNCQAFDVGLGCSGYVYGTWLVAALMAAGVRRVLLLAGDTSSRMINPDDRSTAMLFGDAGSATAFEHDPDAAPAYFDLGTDGSGANFLTVPGGGFRPSDKQDPKADTLHMDGSAVFGFTISTVPKLIKAILVQADLTKDNTDLFALHQANRFILQHIGKKLGLSAEQLPINIDKFGNTSSASIPLLICTDMAKRITAQPMTVLMAGFGVGLSWGAAIFKDVQLQCASVIEI; encoded by the coding sequence ATGTCGAAATGTTCCGTCAAAGGTGTGGCGCCCCGAGGTATTGTCTGCGCCCTCCCTGCAAACCGTGTGGAGAATGACTATTTCGCGGGACGTTTTGATGAAAAAACCATTAAGGATGTTACAGCACTAACCGGTGTATCCACCCGCTACGTGGCAGCACCCGACCAGACGGCGGGCGACCTGTGCCTTGCCGCAGCCGAGCGCCTTCTGGAAGACCTGCAATGGCCACGTGAAAGCGTGGATGCGTTGATTTTCGTCTCCCAGACCCCAGACCAGCGTATGCCTGCGACAGCCTGCATTCTGCACGGGCGGCTTGGCCTGTCCAAGAACTGTCAGGCATTCGACGTGGGGCTGGGATGCTCGGGCTACGTTTATGGGACGTGGCTGGTTGCGGCCCTTATGGCTGCTGGCGTGCGCCGTGTCCTGCTGCTGGCGGGAGATACCAGCAGCCGCATGATCAACCCGGACGACCGAAGCACGGCCATGCTGTTTGGCGATGCCGGGTCCGCCACGGCCTTTGAACATGACCCCGACGCCGCGCCAGCATATTTTGACCTTGGGACAGATGGCAGCGGCGCCAACTTCCTGACTGTCCCCGGTGGTGGCTTCCGCCCTTCTGATAAACAGGATCCCAAGGCTGATACGCTGCATATGGACGGTAGTGCCGTTTTCGGCTTTACGATCAGCACCGTACCCAAACTGATCAAGGCCATACTGGTGCAGGCCGATCTCACGAAAGACAATACTGATCTGTTTGCCCTCCATCAGGCCAACCGCTTCATCCTTCAGCATATTGGCAAAAAGCTTGGTCTTTCCGCAGAGCAGCTTCCGATCAATATTGATAAGTTCGGCAATACCAGTTCCGCTTCCATTCCGTTGCTGATCTGCACGGACATGGCCAAACGGATAACAGCACAACCCATGACCGTGCTCATGGCCGGATTTGGTGTAGGTCTGTCCTGGGGGGCTGCCATATTCAAAGATGTCCAGTTGCAATGCGCGTCGGTAATAGAAATATGA
- a CDS encoding SDR family NAD(P)-dependent oxidoreductase, protein MIFTSSALEGRTILVTGASSGLGRATAHLIAQCGGRVIATGRNGERLADTLAALPGSGHTMIVAALETAEGTTDLVVKAARNANGLDGVFHSAGLELSRPARLVKQKQIDAVFNAALFGAIGIAAAAGKRDVFHAGSSIVFMSSAAAHRGQQGLSTYSAAKAGIEGLTRSLAWELRSIRVNAIAAGGVETEMHHRLLNGLSEHSISDYERAHALGFGKPEDVASAALFLLSPAAAWVTGAVWAVDGGYTAG, encoded by the coding sequence ATGATTTTTACGTCCTCGGCGCTTGAGGGACGCACCATTCTGGTTACCGGTGCGTCCTCCGGACTGGGGCGGGCAACCGCACACCTGATTGCCCAATGCGGTGGGCGGGTTATTGCAACCGGACGCAACGGGGAACGGCTGGCCGACACGCTTGCGGCCCTGCCCGGCTCCGGGCACACCATGATTGTCGCAGCGCTGGAAACGGCCGAAGGCACAACGGACCTTGTTGTAAAAGCCGCCAGGAATGCCAACGGGCTTGATGGCGTATTCCACTCCGCCGGTCTCGAACTCAGCCGCCCGGCCCGGCTTGTAAAACAGAAACAGATCGACGCTGTTTTCAATGCGGCCCTTTTTGGCGCGATCGGCATTGCGGCCGCAGCAGGCAAGCGCGATGTATTTCACGCTGGCAGTTCCATCGTTTTCATGTCCTCTGCGGCGGCGCATCGCGGCCAGCAGGGGCTAAGTACCTATTCCGCCGCCAAAGCCGGCATCGAGGGGCTGACCCGCTCCCTTGCGTGGGAGCTGCGTTCCATCCGGGTCAATGCCATTGCGGCTGGCGGTGTAGAGACCGAAATGCATCACCGGCTGTTAAACGGTCTTTCCGAACATTCGATATCCGATTATGAACGCGCACATGCACTGGGTTTTGGCAAGCCGGAGGATGTAGCCTCAGCCGCCCTGTTCCTGCTTTCTCCCGCAGCGGCATGGGTTACTGGAGCCGTCTGGGCCGTGGATGGCGGCTACACAGCGGGATAA